The proteins below are encoded in one region of Gambusia affinis linkage group LG07, SWU_Gaff_1.0, whole genome shotgun sequence:
- the LOC122834629 gene encoding AMP deaminase 2-like isoform X4, which yields MEEKYKELAEELFTRSMAESEMRSAPYEFPEDSPIEQLEERRQRLERQISQDIKLEPEILLRAKQDFMKIDSAADLELMKEKSVDRVDMGFKERQMPLEREYQRVSISGEEKCGVPFTDLVDAAKCVVKALLIREKYIYRSMQTFCKTAAHALQDLGTNSLDLGVYEHKTETPVDADAPVHPPVSETHPYDNLDPKNMPPDTGYGCKMVDGVVHVFNKKTNMNKSTELDLPYPDLKEYIADMNVMMSLIINGPVKSFCYRRLQYLSSKFQMHTLLNEMKELAAQKRVPHRDFYNIRKVDTHIHASSCMNQKHLLRFIKRAMKKYPDEIVHVERGHGQTLRDVFETMNLTAYDLSVDTLDMHADRNTFHRFDKFNSKYNPIGESILREIFIKTDNHVEGKYFAHIVKEVMYDLEESKYQNSELRLSIYGRCRDEWDKLAEWAVNHRVYSDNVRWLIQVPRLFDVYHTKKQLANFQEMLENIFLPLFEVTIDPASHPELHLFLEHVVGFDSVDDESKPEQHIFNLDSPLPADWTEEDNPPYSYYLYYTYANMTVLNHLRRRRGFHTFVLRPHCGEAGPIHHLVSGFMLSENISHGLLLRKAPVLQYLYYLAQVGIAMSPLSNNSLFLSYHRNPLMEYLSRGLIVSLSTDDPLQFHFTKEPLMEEYSIAAQVWKLSSCDMCELARNSVLMSGFSHKVKSYWLGPSYYREGPESNDIRRTNVPDIRVAYRFETLTEELHLITHAVRTDELDSIDEQDTLTMGPVSGGR from the exons ATGGAGGAAAAGTACAAAGAGCTTGCTGAG GAGCTGTTCACACGCAGCATGGCGGAGAGTGAGATGCGAAGCGCGCCCTACGAGTTCCCAGAGGACAGTCCCATCGAGCAGCTGGAGGAGCGACGGCAACGCCTGGAGAGGCAAATCAGTCAGGACATTAA GCTTGAGCCAGAGATCTTACTGCGTGCCAAACAGGACTTCATGAAAATCGACAGTGCTGCAGACCTTGA gttAATGAAGGAGAAAAGTGTAGACAGGGTTGATATGGGCTTTAAGGAGCGACAAATGCCGCTGGAGAGGGAGTACCAGCGGGTCTCAATATctggagaagaaaaatgtggg GTGCCGTTCACTGACCTGGTAGATGCTGCCAAATGTGTGGTGAAAGCATTATTAATCCGGGAGAAGTACATCTACCGTTCCATGCAGACATTTTGCAAGACCGCAGCTCACGCCCTGCAGGACCTCGGGACAAACTCTCTGGACCTGGGAGTTTATGAACACAAGACAGAGACCCCTGTAGACGCAG atGCCCCTGTTCACCCACCTGTCTCAGAAACACACCCCTACGACAATCTGGACCCCAAGAATATGCCACCAGACACAGGATATGGCTGTAAGATGGTGGATGGGGTCGTACATGTcttcaacaagaaaacaaacatgaacaa AAGCACAGAACTCGACCTTCCGTATCCTGACCTGAAGGAGTACATAGCAGACATGAATGTCATGATGTCCCTTATTATCAACGGTCCAGT GAAATCTTTTTGCTACCGCCGCCTGCAGTACCTGAGCTCCAAATTTCAGATGCACACCCTGCTGAATGAGATGAAAGAGCTGGCAGCGCAGAAGAGGGTTCCTCACAGAGATTTCTACAACATCAGAAAG GTGGACACTCACATACATGCATCATCCTGCATGAACCAGAAGCATCTTCTGCGATTTATCAAGCGAGCCATGAAGAAATACCCAGACGAGATCGTTCACGTTGAGCGAGGCCACGGCCAGACCCTGCGAGACGTTTTTGAGACCATGAACCTGACGGCGTACGACCTGAGTGTAGACACACTCGACATGCACGCA gATCGGAACACATTTCATAGGTTTGACAAGTTCAACTCCAAATACAACCCAATTGGAGAGTCCATCCTAAGGGAGATCTTCATCAAGACGGACAAtcatgtggaaggaaaatactTTGCACACATAGTTAAG gaAGTGATGTATGACTTGGAGGAGAGTAAATACCAGAACTCTGAGCTACGACTGTCCATCTATGGTCGCTGCAGAGACGAATGGGACAAGCTGGCGGAGTGGGCTGTCAACCACAGAGTGTACTCTGATAATGTGCGCTGGCTTATCCAGGTGCCCCGTCTCTT tgacgTCTACCACACAAAGAAGCAGCTGGCAAACTTCCAGGAGATGCTGGAGAACATTTTCTTGCCTCTGTTCGAAGTCACGATAGATCCAGCCAGCCACCCTGAGCTGCATCTCTTCCTGGAGCAT GTTGTTGGTTTTGACAGCGTAGACGACGAGTCCAAGCCTGAGCAGCACATTTTTAACCTGgacagtccacttcctgctgacTGGACAGAGGAGGACAACCCACCCTACTCCTACTACCTCTACTACACCTACGCCAACATGACTGTGCTGAACCACCTGAGAAG ACGACGAGGCTTTCATACGTTCGTTCTGCGACCTCACTGTGGCGAAGCGGGCCCGATCCACCACCTGGTGTCAGGGTTCATGTTGTCGGAGAATATTTCCCACGGACTGCTGCTCAGAAAG GCCCCTGTGCTGCAGTATCTTTACTACCTGGCTCAAGTTGGCATTGCCATGTCGCCACTGAGCAACAACAGCCTGTTTCTTAGTTACCACCGCAACCCGCTGATGGAGTATCTCTCCAGAGGTCTGATAGTCTCTCTGTCCACCGATGATCCCCTCCAGTTTCACTTCACCAAG GAGCCTCTGATGGAAGAGTACAGCATCGCAGCTCAAGTGTGGAAACTGAGCTCTTGTGACATGTGTGAGCTGGCGAGAAACAGTGTCCTGATGAGTGGATTTTCACACAAG GTAAAGAGCTATTGGCTTGGCCCCAGTTACTATAGAGAAGGCCCTGAGAGCAACGACATCCGGCGCACCAACGTCCCCGACATCCGTGTGGCGTACCGCTTCGAGACGCTCACCGAGGAGCTTCACCTCATCACCCACGCCGTGCGCACAGACGAGCTGGACAGCATCGACGAGCAGGACACGCTCACCATGGGCCCCGTCTCTGGAGGACGCTGA
- the LOC122834629 gene encoding AMP deaminase 2-like isoform X3, with protein sequence MSDDLCGVSGPKALKPQRSLPGTPVSLTQHPVDLRTSMEEKYKELAEELFTRSMAESEMRSAPYEFPEDSPIEQLEERRQRLERQISQDIKLEPEILLRAKQDFMKIDSAADLELMKEKSVDRVDMGFKERQMPLEREYQRVSISGEEKCGVPFTDLVDAAKCVVKALLIREKYIYRSMQTFCKTAAHALQDLGTNSLDLGVYEHKTETPVDADAPVHPPVSETHPYDNLDPKNMPPDTGYGCKMVDGVVHVFNKKTNMNKSTELDLPYPDLKEYIADMNVMMSLIINGPVKSFCYRRLQYLSSKFQMHTLLNEMKELAAQKRVPHRDFYNIRKVDTHIHASSCMNQKHLLRFIKRAMKKYPDEIVHVERGHGQTLRDVFETMNLTAYDLSVDTLDMHADRNTFHRFDKFNSKYNPIGESILREIFIKTDNHVEGKYFAHIVKEVMYDLEESKYQNSELRLSIYGRCRDEWDKLAEWAVNHRVYSDNVRWLIQVPRLFDVYHTKKQLANFQEMLENIFLPLFEVTIDPASHPELHLFLEHVVGFDSVDDESKPEQHIFNLDSPLPADWTEEDNPPYSYYLYYTYANMTVLNHLRRRRGFHTFVLRPHCGEAGPIHHLVSGFMLSENISHGLLLRKAPVLQYLYYLAQVGIAMSPLSNNSLFLSYHRNPLMEYLSRGLIVSLSTDDPLQFHFTKEPLMEEYSIAAQVWKLSSCDMCELARNSVLMSGFSHKVKSYWLGPSYYREGPESNDIRRTNVPDIRVAYRFETLTEELHLITHAVRTDELDSIDEQDTLTMGPVSGGR encoded by the exons ATCTGTGTGGTGTGTCGGGACCCAAGGCCCTCAAACCCCAGAGATCTCTCCCCGGGACGCCAGTTTCTCTTACTCAGCACCCAGTCGACCTGCGAACATCCATGGAGGAAAAGTACAAAGAGCTTGCTGAG GAGCTGTTCACACGCAGCATGGCGGAGAGTGAGATGCGAAGCGCGCCCTACGAGTTCCCAGAGGACAGTCCCATCGAGCAGCTGGAGGAGCGACGGCAACGCCTGGAGAGGCAAATCAGTCAGGACATTAA GCTTGAGCCAGAGATCTTACTGCGTGCCAAACAGGACTTCATGAAAATCGACAGTGCTGCAGACCTTGA gttAATGAAGGAGAAAAGTGTAGACAGGGTTGATATGGGCTTTAAGGAGCGACAAATGCCGCTGGAGAGGGAGTACCAGCGGGTCTCAATATctggagaagaaaaatgtggg GTGCCGTTCACTGACCTGGTAGATGCTGCCAAATGTGTGGTGAAAGCATTATTAATCCGGGAGAAGTACATCTACCGTTCCATGCAGACATTTTGCAAGACCGCAGCTCACGCCCTGCAGGACCTCGGGACAAACTCTCTGGACCTGGGAGTTTATGAACACAAGACAGAGACCCCTGTAGACGCAG atGCCCCTGTTCACCCACCTGTCTCAGAAACACACCCCTACGACAATCTGGACCCCAAGAATATGCCACCAGACACAGGATATGGCTGTAAGATGGTGGATGGGGTCGTACATGTcttcaacaagaaaacaaacatgaacaa AAGCACAGAACTCGACCTTCCGTATCCTGACCTGAAGGAGTACATAGCAGACATGAATGTCATGATGTCCCTTATTATCAACGGTCCAGT GAAATCTTTTTGCTACCGCCGCCTGCAGTACCTGAGCTCCAAATTTCAGATGCACACCCTGCTGAATGAGATGAAAGAGCTGGCAGCGCAGAAGAGGGTTCCTCACAGAGATTTCTACAACATCAGAAAG GTGGACACTCACATACATGCATCATCCTGCATGAACCAGAAGCATCTTCTGCGATTTATCAAGCGAGCCATGAAGAAATACCCAGACGAGATCGTTCACGTTGAGCGAGGCCACGGCCAGACCCTGCGAGACGTTTTTGAGACCATGAACCTGACGGCGTACGACCTGAGTGTAGACACACTCGACATGCACGCA gATCGGAACACATTTCATAGGTTTGACAAGTTCAACTCCAAATACAACCCAATTGGAGAGTCCATCCTAAGGGAGATCTTCATCAAGACGGACAAtcatgtggaaggaaaatactTTGCACACATAGTTAAG gaAGTGATGTATGACTTGGAGGAGAGTAAATACCAGAACTCTGAGCTACGACTGTCCATCTATGGTCGCTGCAGAGACGAATGGGACAAGCTGGCGGAGTGGGCTGTCAACCACAGAGTGTACTCTGATAATGTGCGCTGGCTTATCCAGGTGCCCCGTCTCTT tgacgTCTACCACACAAAGAAGCAGCTGGCAAACTTCCAGGAGATGCTGGAGAACATTTTCTTGCCTCTGTTCGAAGTCACGATAGATCCAGCCAGCCACCCTGAGCTGCATCTCTTCCTGGAGCAT GTTGTTGGTTTTGACAGCGTAGACGACGAGTCCAAGCCTGAGCAGCACATTTTTAACCTGgacagtccacttcctgctgacTGGACAGAGGAGGACAACCCACCCTACTCCTACTACCTCTACTACACCTACGCCAACATGACTGTGCTGAACCACCTGAGAAG ACGACGAGGCTTTCATACGTTCGTTCTGCGACCTCACTGTGGCGAAGCGGGCCCGATCCACCACCTGGTGTCAGGGTTCATGTTGTCGGAGAATATTTCCCACGGACTGCTGCTCAGAAAG GCCCCTGTGCTGCAGTATCTTTACTACCTGGCTCAAGTTGGCATTGCCATGTCGCCACTGAGCAACAACAGCCTGTTTCTTAGTTACCACCGCAACCCGCTGATGGAGTATCTCTCCAGAGGTCTGATAGTCTCTCTGTCCACCGATGATCCCCTCCAGTTTCACTTCACCAAG GAGCCTCTGATGGAAGAGTACAGCATCGCAGCTCAAGTGTGGAAACTGAGCTCTTGTGACATGTGTGAGCTGGCGAGAAACAGTGTCCTGATGAGTGGATTTTCACACAAG GTAAAGAGCTATTGGCTTGGCCCCAGTTACTATAGAGAAGGCCCTGAGAGCAACGACATCCGGCGCACCAACGTCCCCGACATCCGTGTGGCGTACCGCTTCGAGACGCTCACCGAGGAGCTTCACCTCATCACCCACGCCGTGCGCACAGACGAGCTGGACAGCATCGACGAGCAGGACACGCTCACCATGGGCCCCGTCTCTGGAGGACGCTGA